The proteins below are encoded in one region of Polynucleobacter sp. AP-Nino-20-G2:
- a CDS encoding SDR family oxidoreductase, whose translation MKQKGIESYQGKRIWVIGASSGIGEACAKSLLKAGARVALSSRRAERLDALAHSAPNSNSLVLPLDITHVEQLDSAYGKIVESWGGMDLLLFVSGVYTPLRADEFDFNVAYKTIDANLLGPMRAVSIVLPEMIKNHSGHIAIVGSVAGYSGLPKALAYGPSKAGIINFCETLYYDLLPQGVSVHMISPGFVATEATAQNDFEMPALITADEAATEILDGIQKGKFDIHFPKQFSGFLKFLRILPYPLYFWIVRRFVKI comes from the coding sequence ATGAAGCAAAAAGGGATTGAGAGTTACCAAGGTAAGCGCATTTGGGTGATCGGCGCCTCTAGCGGCATTGGTGAGGCCTGCGCAAAATCGCTATTAAAGGCAGGTGCAAGAGTAGCCCTCTCCAGCCGTCGCGCCGAGCGCTTAGATGCATTGGCACATTCAGCCCCCAATTCCAATAGCCTTGTACTTCCGCTGGATATTACCCACGTAGAGCAGCTAGATAGCGCATATGGCAAGATTGTAGAAAGTTGGGGTGGCATGGATCTACTGCTCTTTGTCTCAGGCGTATACACCCCGCTACGAGCAGATGAGTTTGACTTCAATGTGGCGTACAAAACGATCGATGCCAACCTCCTCGGACCGATGCGCGCCGTCTCTATCGTTTTACCTGAGATGATTAAAAATCATTCGGGCCACATTGCAATTGTTGGAAGCGTTGCTGGTTACAGTGGTCTACCAAAGGCATTGGCTTATGGACCCAGTAAAGCCGGCATTATCAATTTCTGCGAAACCTTGTACTACGATCTGCTTCCGCAAGGAGTTAGCGTGCACATGATTTCACCTGGATTTGTGGCAACGGAAGCTACGGCGCAAAATGATTTTGAAATGCCGGCACTCATTACAGCCGATGAGGCAGCGACTGAGATTCTAGATGGGATTCAGAAAGGGAAATTTGATATTCATTTCCCGAAACAGTTTTCAGGATTCTTAAAATTTCTCAGAATCCTGCCCTACCCGCTTTACTTCTGGATTGTGCGTCGCTTCGTTAAGATCTAA
- a CDS encoding PhaM family polyhydroxyalkanoate granule multifunctional regulatory protein, with the protein MFGTIPEFNQSLEMMKTMWGQGAAGQAPGQFPFTTDASKAAGGFGAAFPGLDTDELEKRIKDLKSVENWLNLNLNILKSTIQGLEVQHATMMALKSFGDAVSASAAAATGTGETSGTKAAKPRKTATRRRRKAGDSTFLDEVGNSDER; encoded by the coding sequence ATGTTTGGAACTATCCCAGAATTCAATCAAAGCCTTGAAATGATGAAAACCATGTGGGGTCAAGGAGCGGCTGGGCAGGCGCCAGGTCAGTTTCCCTTTACAACGGACGCCTCAAAGGCCGCAGGGGGATTTGGTGCAGCATTTCCAGGTCTTGATACCGACGAACTGGAGAAGCGCATCAAGGATCTGAAGAGTGTTGAAAATTGGCTAAACCTCAATCTCAATATCCTGAAATCCACCATTCAGGGGCTTGAAGTGCAGCATGCCACTATGATGGCTCTCAAATCCTTTGGAGATGCGGTTTCCGCCTCAGCTGCAGCGGCTACTGGAACAGGCGAAACGTCTGGGACAAAGGCTGCTAAACCACGCAAAACCGCAACACGCCGTCGTCGCAAAGCTGGCGATTCAACTTTCCTCGACGAAGTAGGTAATTCAGATGAGCGATAG
- the argS gene encoding arginine--tRNA ligase yields the protein MLLTNKNRLIEMLGAALQGLAQERGLGEAPQPRLERPKAVDHGDVACNIALQLSKAWKLNPRELAQALVERLQQQPGYGDLIAACEIAGPGFMNFRLSNAAKTTVVQEVLSAGAQFGQLKPGSAPVASAMIEFVSANPTGPLHVGHGRQAALGDALANLLATQGIKVHREFYYNDAGVQIANLALSVQARLNGLKPGDATWPESAYNGEYIAEIASAYKAAPGYRDDLSDAEKIEAIRQFAVAYLRNEQDIDLKTFGVKFDCYYLESSLYTDGSVAQIVQDLQSIGKTYESEGALWLKTTDDGDDKDRVMRKSDGSFTYFVPDVAYHTSKWNRGFEKVINVQGSDHHGTIARVRSGLQGVAQKRGWDIPKTYPDYVLHKMVTVMRHGEEVKISKRAGSYVTVRDLVEWSGGVTPEMTPDERELALQRGRDAVRFFLISRKADTEFVFDVDLALQQNDENPVFYVQYAHARICSILSQWGGQASDLKEADLSLLQSKASDHLLRRLAEYPEMLTDAAAGLAPHALAFYLRDLAGDFHTFYNADRVLVDDPALKLARLALLSATRQVLENGLKVLGVSAPAKM from the coding sequence ATGTTGTTAACTAATAAAAATCGTTTAATTGAGATGCTCGGTGCCGCCTTGCAGGGTTTGGCGCAAGAGCGTGGTTTGGGAGAGGCGCCGCAGCCTCGCTTGGAGCGTCCAAAGGCTGTTGACCATGGCGATGTCGCCTGCAATATCGCCCTCCAGCTTTCTAAAGCTTGGAAGCTCAATCCTCGAGAGCTGGCTCAGGCGCTAGTTGAGCGTTTGCAGCAGCAGCCTGGTTACGGAGATTTGATCGCTGCTTGCGAAATCGCCGGCCCAGGATTTATGAATTTCCGCTTGAGCAATGCCGCTAAAACAACTGTAGTTCAGGAGGTCTTATCGGCCGGCGCTCAGTTTGGCCAACTCAAACCCGGATCTGCGCCTGTAGCAAGTGCCATGATTGAGTTTGTCTCCGCCAATCCAACAGGCCCTTTGCATGTTGGTCACGGTCGTCAAGCTGCGCTTGGTGATGCTCTGGCCAATTTATTGGCAACGCAAGGTATTAAAGTGCATCGCGAGTTTTATTACAACGATGCTGGTGTACAGATTGCCAATTTGGCGCTTTCTGTTCAGGCGCGTTTAAATGGCTTGAAACCAGGTGATGCTACTTGGCCAGAAAGTGCTTACAACGGTGAATACATTGCTGAAATTGCGAGTGCTTATAAAGCGGCTCCTGGCTATCGCGATGATTTGTCGGATGCAGAAAAAATTGAAGCCATTCGTCAGTTTGCAGTGGCTTATCTGCGTAATGAGCAAGACATTGATTTAAAAACATTTGGCGTGAAGTTCGACTGCTACTACTTAGAATCTTCTTTGTACACCGATGGAAGCGTTGCGCAAATTGTTCAAGACTTGCAAAGTATCGGCAAGACTTATGAATCTGAGGGCGCGCTTTGGCTCAAGACAACTGATGATGGCGATGATAAAGATCGTGTCATGCGCAAGTCGGATGGTAGCTTTACTTACTTTGTTCCTGATGTGGCATATCACACCAGCAAGTGGAATCGCGGCTTCGAAAAAGTCATTAACGTCCAGGGTAGCGATCACCATGGAACTATCGCTCGCGTGCGCTCAGGCCTACAGGGCGTGGCGCAGAAGCGCGGTTGGGATATTCCTAAAACCTATCCTGATTATGTTTTGCATAAGATGGTGACGGTGATGCGTCATGGCGAAGAGGTAAAAATTTCTAAGCGCGCAGGATCCTATGTCACTGTGCGTGATTTAGTGGAGTGGTCTGGCGGCGTTACTCCGGAGATGACTCCTGATGAGCGTGAATTAGCGTTGCAACGTGGCCGAGATGCGGTGCGTTTCTTCTTGATCTCTCGCAAGGCTGATACTGAGTTTGTATTCGATGTGGATTTAGCTCTGCAGCAAAACGATGAAAACCCCGTGTTCTATGTGCAATATGCCCATGCACGCATTTGTTCTATTTTGAGTCAATGGGGCGGTCAAGCTTCGGATCTTAAAGAGGCGGATTTATCCCTATTGCAAAGCAAAGCTTCAGATCATTTATTGCGCCGCTTAGCCGAGTATCCAGAGATGTTGACGGATGCAGCAGCAGGCTTGGCGCCACACGCTTTAGCTTTTTACTTGCGCGATTTGGCTGGGGATTTCCACACCTTCTATAACGCTGATCGCGTTCTAGTCGACGATCCAGCCCTAAAATTAGCCCGTTTGGCCTTGCTCTCAGCGACGCGCCAAGTGCTTGAAAATGGTTTAAAAGTATTGGGAGTGTCGGCACCCGCTAAGATGTAA
- a CDS encoding SPOR domain-containing protein, whose product MKKTNQQASFIPRVDASSPEYGGTILGFILGLGVGLGVAFVIAFYLSKNTPQERPGVRAPNLPLTIKSAPASDGEASTPAEPLDLNKPLQGKSPAPAAAPDPIGDLAAGKKSAEISAAPVAKADAIYFLQVGAFNKRADADAQKANLAIQGIQSQLSEVSSEGITLWRVRVGPYNSVEESNPVRDKLNGMGIKPTVIKSSKS is encoded by the coding sequence ATGAAAAAAACGAATCAACAAGCCAGCTTCATTCCAAGGGTAGATGCTTCAAGCCCAGAGTATGGCGGCACCATCTTGGGCTTCATATTGGGTCTGGGCGTTGGTCTGGGCGTTGCGTTTGTGATTGCCTTTTACTTGTCCAAGAACACACCTCAGGAACGTCCAGGTGTAAGAGCCCCTAATCTGCCCTTAACCATTAAATCTGCGCCAGCAAGTGATGGCGAAGCTTCCACCCCAGCAGAGCCATTGGATTTAAACAAACCGTTGCAAGGCAAATCTCCTGCGCCTGCTGCTGCCCCTGATCCGATTGGCGATCTTGCTGCTGGCAAGAAGTCTGCGGAGATATCTGCTGCACCTGTGGCTAAGGCGGATGCAATCTACTTCTTGCAGGTAGGCGCGTTTAATAAACGGGCTGATGCGGATGCTCAAAAAGCAAATTTGGCTATTCAGGGCATTCAATCCCAACTGAGTGAAGTGAGTAGCGAGGGCATCACCTTGTGGCGAGTTCGTGTTGGACCCTACAACAGTGTTGAAGAGAGCAATCCCGTGCGAGATAAACTCAATGGCATGGGAATTAAACCAACCGTTATTAAATCAAGCAAATCATGA
- the metH gene encoding methionine synthase, with protein sequence MSNAKNSKIMPAMKLSGLEPFNVTPDVGFVNIGERTNVTGSKAFARMILNNQFDEALAVARQQVENGAQVIDINMDEAMLDSEAAMTRFLNLIASEPDIARVPIMIDSSKWSVIEAGLKCIQGKPIVNSISLKEGEEPFRKQARLIRRYGAASVVMAFDEVGQADTFKRKTEICQRCYDILVNEIGFPAEDIIFDPNIFAIATGIEEHDNYAVDFINATRWIKENLPGAKVSGGVSNVSFSFRGNDRVREAIHTVFLYHAVQAGMDMGIVNAGQLGVYADLDPELRERVEDVVLNRFKEKEGKTPTERLLDIADQFKGGGAKQVENLAWREGPVRERLTHALVHGITTFIEEDTEELRAQIMGAGGRPIEVIEGPLMDGMNVVGDLFGAGKMFLPQVVKSARVMKQAVAILIPYIEEEKRLHIAAGGEAKAKGKIVMATVKGDVHDIGKNIVTVVLQCNNFEVANMGVMVPCAEILKRAKEEKADIVGLSGLITPSLEEMTYVAQEMQRDDYFRERQIPLMIGGATTSRVHTAVKIAPHYDGPVVYVPDASRSVSVASSLLSDESAKKFIQELRDDYARIREQHANKKATPTISLEAARKNRELIDWASYVPERPKFIGRRVFKNFALSDIAKYIDWTPFFQTWDLAGKFPAILDDEVVGVEARKVFGDAQVLLDKLIKGQWLQADAVVAFYPANTIGDDIVLYSDEAREHPLFVWHNLRQQAERPVVDGVRRPNRCLADYVAPKDSGVADYLGCFAVTTGHGVEKKAAEFRAKNDDYSAIMLQSLADRLAEAFAELMHHRVRTDLWGYATDEILTNDQMINEEYRGIRPAPGYPACPAHEVKKDLLRVIGSEDIGMTLTESMAMNPASSVSGFYLAHPDARYFNVGKVSADQLEDLAQRRGESIEDVRRQLASSID encoded by the coding sequence ATGAGTAACGCGAAGAATTCCAAAATTATGCCAGCTATGAAGCTTTCTGGCTTAGAGCCTTTTAACGTCACTCCTGATGTCGGTTTTGTAAATATCGGTGAGCGTACTAACGTTACTGGATCAAAAGCGTTCGCTCGCATGATTCTCAATAATCAATTTGATGAAGCTCTTGCGGTAGCAAGGCAGCAGGTTGAGAATGGCGCGCAGGTTATCGACATCAATATGGACGAAGCCATGTTGGATTCCGAAGCTGCCATGACGCGCTTCTTGAATCTGATTGCTTCAGAGCCAGATATCGCTCGCGTACCAATCATGATTGATTCTTCCAAGTGGAGCGTCATTGAAGCAGGCCTGAAATGTATTCAGGGTAAGCCAATTGTTAATTCGATTTCTTTAAAAGAGGGCGAAGAGCCATTCAGAAAGCAGGCGCGATTAATTCGTCGTTATGGTGCTGCCTCTGTAGTGATGGCATTTGATGAGGTAGGTCAAGCCGATACTTTTAAACGTAAGACAGAAATTTGTCAGCGTTGCTATGACATTCTCGTGAATGAAATCGGCTTCCCTGCGGAAGACATTATTTTTGATCCCAACATCTTTGCCATTGCGACTGGTATTGAAGAGCACGACAACTATGCGGTTGACTTCATTAATGCTACTCGTTGGATTAAAGAAAATCTTCCCGGCGCAAAAGTAAGCGGTGGCGTATCCAATGTGAGCTTCTCCTTCCGCGGTAATGATCGCGTGCGCGAAGCTATTCACACAGTATTTCTGTATCACGCTGTTCAAGCCGGCATGGACATGGGTATCGTTAATGCTGGCCAGCTTGGTGTCTATGCTGATCTAGATCCCGAGTTGCGTGAGCGCGTTGAGGACGTTGTCCTGAATCGCTTCAAAGAAAAAGAAGGTAAAACTCCCACCGAGCGCTTGCTGGATATTGCTGATCAATTTAAGGGTGGTGGCGCAAAACAGGTTGAGAATCTGGCGTGGCGTGAGGGCCCTGTACGTGAGCGCTTAACCCATGCATTGGTGCACGGCATTACTACTTTCATTGAAGAAGATACTGAAGAGTTGCGTGCGCAAATTATGGGCGCAGGCGGTAGGCCGATTGAAGTGATTGAGGGCCCACTCATGGATGGTATGAATGTCGTCGGCGATCTATTCGGCGCCGGAAAGATGTTCTTGCCGCAAGTAGTGAAAAGCGCGCGTGTGATGAAACAAGCGGTGGCAATCTTGATTCCGTATATTGAGGAAGAGAAGCGCTTACATATTGCCGCGGGTGGCGAGGCGAAAGCTAAGGGCAAGATTGTGATGGCTACTGTGAAGGGCGACGTCCACGATATTGGTAAAAATATTGTGACTGTAGTCTTGCAGTGTAATAACTTTGAAGTAGCTAATATGGGTGTGATGGTTCCTTGTGCGGAAATCCTAAAACGCGCCAAGGAAGAGAAGGCAGATATTGTTGGCCTTTCTGGTTTGATCACTCCGTCACTCGAAGAAATGACTTATGTTGCCCAAGAGATGCAACGCGATGATTACTTCCGTGAACGCCAGATTCCATTGATGATTGGTGGCGCAACCACTTCACGTGTTCATACTGCTGTCAAAATCGCGCCACACTATGACGGTCCTGTAGTCTATGTGCCAGACGCTTCACGTTCTGTATCCGTGGCTTCTAGCCTACTCTCCGATGAGAGTGCGAAGAAATTCATCCAAGAATTACGTGATGACTATGCGCGTATTCGAGAGCAACATGCGAATAAGAAAGCAACGCCAACGATTTCATTGGAGGCGGCACGTAAAAATCGCGAGTTGATTGATTGGGCATCTTACGTCCCCGAGAGGCCAAAATTTATTGGGCGCCGCGTCTTTAAAAATTTCGCTTTAAGTGATATCGCTAAGTACATTGACTGGACTCCTTTTTTCCAAACTTGGGATTTGGCTGGTAAGTTTCCAGCAATCTTGGATGACGAAGTGGTTGGTGTTGAGGCTCGTAAAGTATTTGGCGATGCTCAGGTACTGCTCGACAAATTAATTAAGGGTCAGTGGCTACAGGCCGATGCGGTTGTTGCTTTTTATCCTGCCAATACTATTGGTGATGACATTGTTTTATACAGTGATGAAGCGCGCGAGCACCCGCTCTTTGTTTGGCATAACTTGCGTCAGCAAGCGGAGCGTCCAGTAGTGGATGGTGTACGCCGTCCGAATCGTTGCCTAGCTGATTATGTCGCCCCAAAAGATTCTGGCGTTGCTGATTACCTGGGTTGCTTTGCAGTCACTACGGGCCATGGTGTTGAGAAAAAGGCTGCTGAGTTCCGCGCTAAGAATGATGACTACAGCGCGATCATGCTGCAATCTTTAGCGGATCGTTTAGCCGAAGCATTTGCAGAGCTCATGCACCACCGTGTGCGTACAGATTTATGGGGCTATGCCACTGATGAGATTCTGACCAATGATCAGATGATTAATGAGGAGTACCGTGGTATTCGCCCTGCGCCTGGTTACCCTGCTTGTCCTGCGCATGAAGTGAAGAAGGACTTATTGCGCGTCATTGGGTCTGAGGATATTGGCATGACCTTAACGGAATCCATGGCGATGAATCCTGCATCTAGTGTGAGCGGTTTTTATTTGGCCCATCCAGATGCACGGTACTTCAATGTTGGCAAAGTTTCAGCTGATCAATTAGAAGACCTTGCGCAGCGTCGTGGAGAGTCAATCGAGGATGTGCGCCGGCAGTTGGCGAGCTCGATTGATTAG
- a CDS encoding DUF1840 domain-containing protein yields MIYQFRSKAGPDVIMLADLTQRIFDILGRPLEPRGILTIEQLPSLITALETAILKDLEERAKSNEAGQENTEKPKLADRLGQRAYPFLELMKQAKAKDEPVMWGV; encoded by the coding sequence ATGATCTATCAATTTCGCTCAAAAGCGGGTCCTGACGTCATCATGCTGGCCGATCTGACCCAACGGATCTTTGATATTTTGGGGCGCCCATTAGAGCCCAGGGGGATTTTGACGATTGAGCAACTGCCAAGCCTAATCACCGCCCTAGAAACCGCTATTTTGAAAGACCTCGAAGAGCGAGCAAAAAGCAATGAAGCTGGCCAAGAAAATACTGAAAAGCCGAAATTAGCCGATAGATTGGGGCAACGCGCCTATCCTTTTCTAGAGCTCATGAAACAGGCCAAAGCCAAAGATGAGCCAGTGATGTGGGGCGTTTAA
- a CDS encoding MBL fold metallo-hydrolase has translation MNTKNQSSAASPIHYPLAETLPEVGTAIELAPGVRWLRMRLPFALDHINLWLLRDVYEGVEGWTIVDCGIANDETKAAWEQIFTTQLDGFPILRVIVTHMHPDHVGLSQWLCEKWNVPLWISMTDYLTAQWLSHKEGGAAIGARAGSGGSADHFQKHGLNAPEDLEKIRARSNYYSNMVPGVPRQYRRIMDGEMILIGGHEWQVIMGFGHAPEHASLFCKALGVLISGDMLLPRISTNVSVYDADPDADPLGLYLSSLDRYLPLPDDTLVLPSHGKPFTGMKPRIEQLKTHHDERLADTLGACKKPATAREIVPVLFRRELDIHQMTFAMGEAIAHLNYLLRRGKLNRQLCDDGVLRFCVV, from the coding sequence ATGAATACCAAAAATCAATCCAGTGCTGCTAGCCCTATTCATTATCCCTTAGCTGAGACTTTGCCGGAAGTCGGCACAGCTATTGAGCTTGCGCCTGGGGTTCGTTGGTTGCGGATGCGTCTACCTTTCGCCTTGGACCATATCAATTTATGGCTCTTGCGCGATGTGTATGAGGGTGTTGAGGGTTGGACCATTGTTGATTGTGGCATCGCTAATGATGAGACTAAGGCTGCATGGGAGCAGATCTTTACTACACAATTAGACGGTTTTCCAATATTGCGAGTCATCGTTACCCATATGCATCCCGACCATGTGGGACTCTCACAGTGGTTGTGTGAAAAGTGGAATGTACCTCTCTGGATTTCAATGACGGACTATTTGACTGCGCAGTGGCTTAGTCATAAAGAGGGTGGTGCAGCAATTGGTGCGCGTGCTGGTAGCGGAGGCTCCGCAGATCATTTTCAGAAGCATGGATTAAACGCGCCAGAAGATTTGGAAAAAATTCGGGCGCGTTCTAATTACTACAGCAATATGGTTCCGGGAGTGCCGCGCCAATATCGACGCATCATGGATGGCGAAATGATTTTGATTGGCGGACATGAGTGGCAAGTCATCATGGGATTTGGGCACGCACCTGAACATGCATCTTTATTTTGCAAGGCGCTTGGCGTATTAATTTCAGGGGATATGTTGTTGCCGCGCATTTCTACTAACGTGAGCGTCTATGATGCTGATCCTGATGCAGATCCTTTAGGGCTCTATCTCAGCTCGCTTGATCGATATTTACCTTTGCCGGACGACACTCTAGTGCTACCTTCTCATGGCAAGCCATTTACGGGAATGAAGCCACGCATTGAACAACTCAAGACGCATCATGATGAGCGCTTGGCCGATACCCTTGGGGCATGTAAAAAACCGGCTACTGCTCGTGAGATAGTGCCGGTTTTGTTTAGGCGTGAATTAGATATTCACCAAATGACGTTCGCCATGGGCGAGGCTATCGCTCATCTGAATTACCTACTTCGTCGAGGAAAGTTGAATCGCCAGCTTTGCGACGACGGCGTGTTGCGGTTTTGCGTGGTTTAG
- a CDS encoding DUF1289 domain-containing protein, producing MTTVPSPCINWCDINPENGYCRGCFRTLKEIANWSALSNPEKLEVWAKLDARKPQTPLSIVQQTI from the coding sequence ATGACAACAGTTCCATCACCTTGCATTAATTGGTGTGACATTAATCCTGAAAATGGTTACTGTCGCGGCTGCTTTCGTACGCTCAAGGAAATTGCTAACTGGTCTGCACTATCTAATCCTGAAAAGCTTGAGGTCTGGGCCAAGCTGGATGCGCGCAAACCTCAAACCCCTCTATCAATAGTTCAGCAAACAATCTAG
- a CDS encoding thiol:disulfide interchange protein DsbA/DsbL, giving the protein MISLSKRALLSVAALCVAVSISGVVSAQSPKIEEGFDYRILPVAQPVDTKGKVEVIEFFWYGCPHCYDFEPELSAWVKRQPKDVVFRRVPVAFRDDFLPHSQLFYALEAMGKGDALNEKVMYAMHKENKRLMTENEIADWVASQGIDRNSFLATYRSFAVVSKARAARQLADAYRIDGVPTIVMQGRYVTSPSIAGTKAKAILVMDYLEQKIRKDKYK; this is encoded by the coding sequence ATGATTTCATTATCCAAAAGAGCGCTACTTTCAGTTGCAGCCTTATGTGTTGCAGTTTCTATTTCAGGTGTCGTAAGCGCCCAGAGTCCAAAGATTGAAGAGGGCTTTGATTACCGCATTCTTCCGGTTGCGCAACCTGTTGATACCAAAGGCAAGGTCGAGGTCATTGAGTTCTTTTGGTATGGCTGCCCACATTGTTATGACTTTGAGCCTGAGCTCAGTGCGTGGGTAAAGCGCCAACCTAAAGATGTGGTGTTCCGTAGGGTTCCAGTGGCGTTCCGCGATGACTTTTTGCCGCACAGCCAGTTGTTTTACGCTCTTGAAGCCATGGGCAAGGGTGATGCCCTGAATGAAAAAGTGATGTATGCCATGCATAAAGAGAATAAGCGCCTCATGACTGAAAATGAGATTGCCGATTGGGTTGCCTCTCAAGGTATTGACCGTAATAGCTTCTTAGCTACTTATCGTTCGTTTGCGGTAGTTTCCAAGGCTCGTGCAGCAAGACAGTTGGCCGATGCCTATCGCATTGATGGTGTGCCAACCATTGTGATGCAAGGTCGTTATGTGACTTCACCATCGATTGCGGGCACCAAAGCCAAGGCAATTTTGGTGATGGATTATCTAGAGCAAAAAATCCGCAAGGACAAATACAAATAA
- a CDS encoding homocysteine S-methyltransferase family protein, whose amino-acid sequence MQSNGLSQPYTRGQALPELLKQRILILDGAMGTMIQQYKLNEADYRGLPTNTRFANHPGDIKGNNELLVLTQPHIISKIHEQYLDAGADIIETNTFGATSVAQEDYKMAGLAREMNVISAQLARAACEKYSTPDKPRFAAGAIGPTPKTASISPDVNDPGARNVTFDALRASYREQIEGLYEGGVDLFLVETIFDTLNAKAALFALDEFFEETGERLPVMISGTVTDASGRILSGQTVEAFWNSLRHIKPLTFGLNCALGAALMRPYIAELARICDAAVSCYPNAGLPNPMSDTGFDETPEITSSLVDGFAKDGLVNLVGGCCGTTPDHIRAIANAVAKRKPRAFYRESAEVSA is encoded by the coding sequence ATGCAATCTAATGGTTTATCCCAGCCTTACACCCGCGGTCAGGCGCTTCCCGAGCTCCTAAAGCAACGTATTCTGATTTTGGATGGCGCTATGGGCACCATGATTCAGCAATACAAGCTCAATGAAGCCGACTACCGGGGTCTACCCACCAATACACGCTTTGCTAATCATCCGGGCGATATCAAGGGCAATAACGAATTATTGGTGCTAACCCAGCCTCACATTATTAGCAAGATTCATGAGCAATATCTCGATGCTGGCGCTGACATTATTGAAACCAATACTTTTGGCGCGACTTCTGTCGCCCAAGAGGATTACAAGATGGCTGGCCTGGCGCGTGAGATGAATGTCATCTCCGCTCAATTGGCTCGAGCTGCTTGTGAAAAGTACAGCACTCCAGATAAGCCGCGTTTTGCAGCGGGCGCAATTGGACCAACACCAAAGACGGCCAGCATTTCTCCAGATGTAAATGATCCAGGTGCACGCAATGTTACTTTTGATGCCTTACGCGCCTCTTATCGTGAACAGATTGAAGGTCTCTATGAGGGTGGTGTTGATTTGTTTTTGGTGGAGACCATTTTCGATACGCTCAATGCTAAAGCTGCACTATTTGCCTTAGATGAATTCTTTGAAGAGACTGGTGAACGTTTGCCGGTGATGATTTCTGGGACGGTGACTGATGCATCTGGCCGTATTTTGTCTGGTCAAACTGTAGAGGCATTCTGGAACAGCTTGCGCCACATTAAGCCACTGACTTTTGGTTTGAACTGCGCATTAGGTGCCGCACTGATGCGCCCTTACATTGCCGAGCTTGCTCGTATTTGTGATGCTGCTGTTTCTTGTTATCCCAATGCTGGTTTGCCAAATCCAATGAGCGACACTGGTTTTGATGAGACGCCAGAAATTACTTCCAGTCTGGTAGATGGTTTCGCAAAAGACGGACTCGTAAATTTAGTGGGCGGTTGTTGTGGAACTACTCCCGACCATATTCGTGCGATTGCCAATGCAGTAGCTAAGCGCAAGCCACGCGCCTTCTACCGTGAGAGCGCCGAGGTGTCAGCATGA